Below is a window of Variovorax terrae DNA.
CAGGACCCGGGCAGCAACGACGAGATCGCCTCGTTCTGCCAGGTGAACTACGGCGTGAGCTTCCCGATGATGGCCAAGATCGACGTCAACGGCGCACAGGCCGATCCGCTGTACAAATGGCTGACCGAGGAAGCGCCGGGCCTGCTGGGCAGCAAGGCCATCAAGTGGAACTTCACCAAGTTCCTGGTGGGCAAGGACGGCCAGGTGATCCGGCGCTACGCGCCGACCGACACGCCCCAGGGCCTGGCCCGCGACATCGAGGCGGCGCTGGCGGCCTGATCTGCCTTTTTTCAGGCAGAAACCGCCCGAGGTCCAGGTGGGGCGGTCATTTTCTGCTATCAATTCTGAAGTAAATGGCATGCCGCGTCACGGCGCGGTGCCCGTCGCGCCCCACTGGCGCTGCTCGTCCTCGTGGCGGCGCAGCAGGTCGGCCAGCGTGCGGCCCGGCTCGTCGCGGAAATGCTCGTCGAGCGTGCGCACGAAGCTGACGCGGTCGACACGGAAGCTGCGGAAATCCTGCCGCTGCTCGCACCAGGCGGCCAGCGTCCAGACCTTGCCCCAGTAGAAGCAGCCCAGCGGACGCAGGATGCGTTCGCTGGGCTTGTCGTCCTGGTCGCGATAGTGGATGAACAGCTTGCGCCGCGACTGCACCGCCTCGCGCAGGGTCTGCAGCGTGCGCTGGGCCGTGGGCCCCAGCCCCACGGCGGGGGCGAAGATCGCCAGGCTCTCGGCCGCCACGCGGGCATCGACCGGCAACAGCGGCAGGATCTTGCCGAGCGCGTCCTGCGCCGCGCGGGCCAGCGCCGGGTCGAGCCAGGCCTCGGCCAGCCGCACCGAGGCCACCAGCGCCTTGGCCTCGTCCTGGGTGAACATCATCGGCGGCAGGTCGAAGCCGGCGCCCAGCCGGTAGCCCACGCCGGCCTCGCCCTCGATCGGCACGCCCTGGTGCTGCAGGTCGGCCACGTCGCGGTAGATGGTGCGCTCGGACACCTCCAGCCGGCCGGCCAGGAAGGCCGCCGTGGTCAGGCGGCGGCCACGGATGAGCTGGACGAGATGGAACAGTCGGTCGGCGCGGCGCATGGTGATAAATCGTGCTGAATCAGGAATTAAATGGTTACATATTTAAGAATTATTGCAATTACCGCAATGTGTAATTTCATACTTCGTAGTTTTTCTTTCTTCGTTCGGCATCTACAGTTGAGCCATCGATGAGCCGCAATCAAAACAACGACTCACCGAGGCTGGACAAGACGGGGTTGAGATGGAGCCCGACCTGCCCGGAAACGTCAATCGATTTTTGAAAGGAACCATCATGAACCGCACCCTGATCGCTACCGCCCTGATTGCCGCCGCCACCATGGCATCGACCGCCAGCTTCGCCGCCGGCGAAGCCGACTACGCCGAACAGCAGCAGCATGTGAACAGCACGCTCACCCGTGCCGAAGTCAAGACGGCCGCAGCCCAGGTTTCCAAGAACTTCAACTGGGAGCCCAACGGTTCGCGCGTGGCGCCCCGTGTGGCGTCCGGCACCAGCCGCCTGGACGTGCGCAACGAGGCCGTCGCCGCCAACCGCGCCGGCAAGATCGGTGAAGGCGAACTGGGCATGATGCTCTAAGCAGCCTGCCCCCTGCCCGAGGCGGCCTTGCGCAAGCAGGCCGCCTTTTTCTTTGCCGCCTCGCGCCGCGACGCCGGAGGACGGTCCCTGAACCAAGCCCCGGGGCATCTCAGCCTTTCTTGGCCGGCCGGACCGGGCCGCGTGCCGCCACAGGCCGCGGCAAGGCCGCCCGCACCGCCCGCGCGGCCGGCACGCCTGCTTTCGAAGGTCTTTTAGGCCTGGGGTCCTTGTCCAGCCGTTGCATGTAGCTATTAAAAATGTAGCAAAACACGAGACGCCTCCATGGCCTCGGCGATCCGCCGCATGTCGCTGTCACCGATCTCGAACAGGCCGAAGCGGAATTTGTAGCCCCAATGCTGCCGGTCGTCCACGAATTCCAGTACGTCCAGCAAGGGCAGGATCGACGCCTCGCGCGCCGGCACATAGGCCACGCCGCGCCGGTAGGGCACGAAGCCGCCACCCATGTCGAAGGCATAGGGCTCGCCGGGCTGCACCACGCCGATGCTCACGAAGCTCTGGCAGCGCGGCCCGCCGCCCATCGCGAGGCCGGGCGCGTAATAGGCCACGCGGTCGCCCGGCCGCACGCGGCGGATCGGCGCGAGCCGGCCGTGGCACACCTGCATGAAGCCGCCGCCCGCATCGTCGCGGCCGCGCCGCGCATGCTCGGCGCTGGCCACCGCAATCCAGTTCCTCATGCTCAAGCCGGCGCGTGCAGGCCGACCCGGTTGCCTTCGGTGTCGATGATGTGGGCGAAGAACCCCAGGCCCGGCGGCAGCGCGGTCTTGGGCGTGTGGATGCGCCCGCCGGCGGGCTGCACGCGCGCCAGCACCGCGTCGATCGACGGGCCCGCGTTCAGGTAGCCCAGCGTGCCGCCCTCGCCGGGCCGCGCGGCGCCGGGGCCGGCCTGCAGCGCGCCGCGCACCGCCTCCTCGCCATCGGCCGGGAACACCGCCATCTCCATGCCGGGGCCGCCGTAGTTCTCGCGCACGAGCGCGGCGCCCAGCAGGCGCTCGTAGAACGCCTGCGCCCGGTCGATCTGCGCGCAGGGAATCTCAAACCAGTTGAGGGCGTGTTGCATGGCCTGGCTCCTTGCCAGAAGTTGATCAGGACGCCATGCTGCGCCGCCCCTGCTGACAGCCCTCTGTCAGGAGACTGGCAGTGCCTCGTCCAGCAGCTCGATCCAGTGCCGCACCGGCGTGGCCGTGCCGCTTTGCAGGTGCGTGATGCAGCCGATGTTGGCCGAGAGGATGGCCTGCGGCGCCAACTCGCCCAGGTGGCCGAGCTTGCGGTCGCGCAGCTGGGTGGCAATGCCGGGGTTGAGCACCGAGTAGGTGCCGGCCGAGCCGCAGCACAGGTGCGCCTCGTTCGTGGCCGTGCGCACCTGAAAGCCCAGCGCGCCCAGGTGCTGCTCCACGCCGCCGCGCAACTGCTGGCCATGCTGCAGCGTGCAGGGCGGGTGGAAGGCCAGCAGGCCGGCGGGCGGCTTCACCCGGCCGCGCAGCGCCTGCACCAGCGCGGGCAGCAGCTCGCTCAGGTCTTTCGTCAGCGCGCTGATGCGCTGCGCCTTGGCGGCATAGGCCGGGTCGTCCTTCAGCACGTGGCCGTAGTCCTTGACCGTGACGCCGCAGCCCGAGGCGTTCATGACGATCGCCTCGACACCGGCGCCGCCGTCCTGCGGCTCGACGTGCGGCCACCAGGCGTCGATGTTGGCGCGCATCTGGGCCCTGGCGCCGTCCTGGTCGTTGAGGTGGAATTTCACCGCGCCGCAACAGCCCGCCTCGGGCGCGACCACGGCCTGGACGCCGGCTGCGTCGAGCACGCGCGCGGTGGCGCGGTTGATGTTGGGCAGCATCGCGGGCTGCACGCAGCCGGCCAGCATCAGCATCTTGCGCGCGTGCTGGCGCACGGGCCAGGCGCCGGCCTCCTGCTTCGGCGGCACCTTGGCCTGGAGTGCCGCGGGCAGCAGGCCGCGCACGCTCTGGCCGAGCTTCATCGCGGGGCCGAACAGCGGCGAGGGCAGGCCTTCCTTGAGCGCCCAGCGCAGGGCGCGTTCGGCGGCCGGGCGCGGCACTTTCTCATCGACGATCTTGCGGCCGATGTCCACCAGGTGGCCGTACTGCACGCCGCTGGGGCAGGTGCTCTCGCAGTTGCGGCAGGTCAGGCAGCGGTCCAGGTGCAGTTGCGTGGCGCGCGTGGGCGCCTCGCCCTCGAGCACCTGCTTGATGAGGTAGATGCGCCCGCGCGGGCCGTCGAGCTCGTCGCCCAGCAGCTGGTAGGTCGGGCAGGTGGCGGTGCAGAAGCCGCAGTGCACGCACTTGCGCAGGATGGCCTCGGCCTCGGCGCCGTCGGGCGTGTTCTTGAATTCGGGAGCGAGGTTCGTCTGCATCACAACTCCCGGTACAGGCGGCCGCGGTTCAGGATGCCGGCCGGGTCGAACTCGGCCTTGAGCTGGCGGTGGAGACGGTCCAGCGGCGGCTTCAGGGCATCAAATCGGGCCAATGTCCTTGTCGTGGGGTCTTTTTTTGCTATGAAAAGCGTAGCATGCCCGCCAGCAGCCGCAGCCGCGGCGCGCAGGCGGGGCGCGTCCTGCGCGCTGGCGTGCACCCAGCGCTGGGCGCCGTGCCACTCGACCAGCGGCGGCTCGGGCAGGTCCAGCACCGGCGCGGTCTGCGGCACCGAGAGGCGCCACAGATCGCGCCCGCCGCCCGCCTGGAACCAGGGCAACTGCTGCTCGCGGCACAGCGCCCAGTCGGGCGCGACCAGGGCGTTGTCCTGGCGCTCGCCGCCCAGCGTGCGGCAGGCGGCCTCGACCGCCGCCACCGCGCCGCGCAGGCGCAGGTAGAGCGTGCCCACGCCCATGTCCTCGACCCAGCAGCTCGCATTCAGCGGCAGCGGCTGGCCGCCCCAGCGGTTGAGTTGGGCCAGCGCCTCGGCCTGGTCCATCTCGAACTTCAGCGTGGCCTCGGCCGGCGCGCGCGCCAGCACCTTGAGGCTGACCTCGGCAATCAGCCCCAGCGTGCCGAGCGCGCCCACCATCAGGCGCGAGACGTCGTAGCCCGCCACGTTCTTCATGACCTGGCCGCCGAAAGTGAGCAGCTCGCCGCGGCCATTCAGCAAAGTCATGCCGAGCACATAGTCGCGCACCGCGCCGACGCTGGCGCGCGCCGGGCCGCTCAAGCCCGTAGCCACCATGCCGCCGACGGTCGCTGTGCTCCCTGCGGCGCTACCGAAATGCGGCGGCTCGAACGGCAGGCACTGGCCGCGTTCGGCCAGCACGGCCTCCAGCTCGGCCAGCGGCGTGCCGGCGCGCACGGTGACCACCAGCTCGCTCGGCTCGTAGCTGGTGATGCCGGCCAGCGGCCGGGTGTCGAGCAGCTCGCCCACGGGCGGCTCACCATAGAAATCCTTGCTGCCGCCGCCGCGGATGCGCAGCGGCTGGCCGGCGGCCGCGGCGGCGCGGATGCGGTCGGCGATCTGGCTGAGGGCTGGGTCCATGAGCTGCATGGTAAGCGCGGCCGCCCCCCGGCCCGCGCACGCGGGCTGTGATCTTTTTGAAATCAGTCGCTGAAAAAGTTGACGGGCAGGCCCGGCACGTCCACGCGCATCGAGAACACGCAGCCCGACTCGGGCAGGGCGGCCAGCTCGTCGGCCGGCCGGCCGTGGCAGGCGGTGGTGAGGTAGAGCGTGCGCAGGTCGTCGCCGCCGA
It encodes the following:
- a CDS encoding glutathione peroxidase, which codes for MSSIYDFDALQINGKTVRLKKYQGKVLLVVNTASACGFTPQFGGLEELHQTYGGQGLVVLGFPCNQFGAQDPGSNDEIASFCQVNYGVSFPMMAKIDVNGAQADPLYKWLTEEAPGLLGSKAIKWNFTKFLVGKDGQVIRRYAPTDTPQGLARDIEAALAA
- a CDS encoding helix-turn-helix transcriptional regulator is translated as MRRADRLFHLVQLIRGRRLTTAAFLAGRLEVSERTIYRDVADLQHQGVPIEGEAGVGYRLGAGFDLPPMMFTQDEAKALVASVRLAEAWLDPALARAAQDALGKILPLLPVDARVAAESLAIFAPAVGLGPTAQRTLQTLREAVQSRRKLFIHYRDQDDKPSERILRPLGCFYWGKVWTLAAWCEQRQDFRSFRVDRVSFVRTLDEHFRDEPGRTLADLLRRHEDEQRQWGATGTAP
- a CDS encoding EVE domain-containing protein; the encoded protein is MRNWIAVASAEHARRGRDDAGGGFMQVCHGRLAPIRRVRPGDRVAYYAPGLAMGGGPRCQSFVSIGVVQPGEPYAFDMGGGFVPYRRGVAYVPAREASILPLLDVLEFVDDRQHWGYKFRFGLFEIGDSDMRRIAEAMEASRVLLHF
- a CDS encoding VOC family protein; the encoded protein is MQHALNWFEIPCAQIDRAQAFYERLLGAALVRENYGGPGMEMAVFPADGEEAVRGALQAGPGAARPGEGGTLGYLNAGPSIDAVLARVQPAGGRIHTPKTALPPGLGFFAHIIDTEGNRVGLHAPA
- the glcF gene encoding glycolate oxidase subunit GlcF; translation: MQTNLAPEFKNTPDGAEAEAILRKCVHCGFCTATCPTYQLLGDELDGPRGRIYLIKQVLEGEAPTRATQLHLDRCLTCRNCESTCPSGVQYGHLVDIGRKIVDEKVPRPAAERALRWALKEGLPSPLFGPAMKLGQSVRGLLPAALQAKVPPKQEAGAWPVRQHARKMLMLAGCVQPAMLPNINRATARVLDAAGVQAVVAPEAGCCGAVKFHLNDQDGARAQMRANIDAWWPHVEPQDGGAGVEAIVMNASGCGVTVKDYGHVLKDDPAYAAKAQRISALTKDLSELLPALVQALRGRVKPPAGLLAFHPPCTLQHGQQLRGGVEQHLGALGFQVRTATNEAHLCCGSAGTYSVLNPGIATQLRDRKLGHLGELAPQAILSANIGCITHLQSGTATPVRHWIELLDEALPVS
- the glcE gene encoding glycolate oxidase subunit GlcE; the protein is MDPALSQIADRIRAAAAAGQPLRIRGGGSKDFYGEPPVGELLDTRPLAGITSYEPSELVVTVRAGTPLAELEAVLAERGQCLPFEPPHFGSAAGSTATVGGMVATGLSGPARASVGAVRDYVLGMTLLNGRGELLTFGGQVMKNVAGYDVSRLMVGALGTLGLIAEVSLKVLARAPAEATLKFEMDQAEALAQLNRWGGQPLPLNASCWVEDMGVGTLYLRLRGAVAAVEAACRTLGGERQDNALVAPDWALCREQQLPWFQAGGGRDLWRLSVPQTAPVLDLPEPPLVEWHGAQRWVHASAQDAPRLRAAAAAAGGHATLFIAKKDPTTRTLARFDALKPPLDRLHRQLKAEFDPAGILNRGRLYREL